One Halovivax ruber XH-70 genomic region harbors:
- a CDS encoding SDR family NAD(P)-dependent oxidoreductase produces MNEEDGTNGTEATGEEGATDGDGRCVGPELSGQVAVVTGGTRGIGRAIAESLAAAGADVVPVSRTDADVADAVAAVRERGADSLACPTDVTDDAAVKTLVDRAVADLGGIDILVNNAGINPVSAMGRPETLDPDEFRRVAEVNLQGAVTCTSAAGDALLEGGGAVVNVASTAGVVGIKRQHGYVASKHGLVGFTKSAALDWAPEVRVNAVAPGYVDTDLTAPVQEYDELYDRLTDRTPAGRFGEPAEVADAVCFLASDMASFVTGESLVVDGGFTVQ; encoded by the coding sequence ATGAACGAGGAGGACGGAACGAACGGCACGGAAGCGACGGGCGAGGAGGGGGCAACCGACGGCGACGGCCGATGCGTGGGCCCGGAACTCTCCGGTCAGGTCGCCGTCGTCACCGGCGGCACACGTGGGATCGGCCGCGCCATCGCCGAGTCGCTGGCGGCCGCGGGGGCGGACGTCGTGCCAGTCTCGCGCACCGACGCAGACGTCGCGGACGCGGTCGCAGCCGTTCGCGAGCGCGGCGCCGACTCGCTGGCCTGCCCGACGGACGTGACGGACGACGCGGCGGTGAAGACGTTGGTGGATCGCGCCGTCGCCGACCTCGGCGGGATCGACATCCTCGTCAACAATGCGGGGATCAACCCCGTCTCGGCGATGGGGCGCCCGGAGACGCTCGATCCCGACGAGTTTCGGCGGGTCGCCGAGGTGAACCTCCAGGGCGCGGTCACCTGCACGAGCGCGGCCGGTGACGCCCTGCTCGAGGGAGGCGGCGCCGTCGTCAACGTCGCGAGCACGGCCGGCGTGGTCGGAATCAAGCGCCAGCACGGCTACGTCGCCTCGAAGCACGGACTCGTCGGGTTCACGAAGAGCGCGGCGCTCGACTGGGCACCCGAGGTGCGTGTAAACGCCGTCGCGCCCGGCTACGTCGACACCGACCTCACGGCGCCCGTTCAGGAGTACGACGAGCTCTACGATCGGTTGACCGATCGGACACCGGCCGGCCGCTTCGGCGAGCCCGCCGAGGTCGCCGATGCCGTCTGCTTCCTGGCGAGCGATATGGCGTCGTTCGTCACCGGCGAGTCGCTCGTCGTCGACGGCGGCTTTACGGTGCAGTAG
- a CDS encoding enoyl-CoA hydratase/isomerase family protein, whose amino-acid sequence MVNAAFTVEDDVGRIELQRPTALNAVDLATKDAIIEHVREFDEREDVRVVVFQSEGDVFCAGGDIEEVRELGYELEPFTESWNELFEAMMGLSVPTVARVDGWALGGGFDLVLHTDIPIAADDAKLGQPETGLGIVNHFSPPILQETVGLTKTLDMILTGDPISGTEAADRGLVARSLPAEELDAEVDRVVDALREKPPEILRKAKRGIYATAEMSPRASRSYLEAIALESAREEPYYREGVTAQLEDRPPEWVP is encoded by the coding sequence ATGGTCAACGCCGCGTTCACGGTCGAGGACGACGTCGGACGGATCGAGTTGCAGCGGCCAACGGCGTTAAACGCCGTCGATCTCGCGACGAAAGACGCGATCATCGAGCACGTCCGCGAGTTCGACGAGCGCGAGGACGTCCGCGTCGTCGTCTTCCAGAGCGAGGGCGACGTCTTCTGCGCGGGCGGAGACATCGAGGAGGTCCGCGAGCTGGGATACGAACTCGAACCGTTCACCGAGAGCTGGAACGAGCTCTTCGAGGCGATGATGGGGCTGTCGGTCCCGACGGTCGCCCGGGTCGACGGCTGGGCGCTCGGCGGTGGATTCGACCTCGTCTTGCACACCGACATCCCGATCGCCGCGGACGACGCGAAACTCGGCCAGCCCGAGACCGGCCTCGGCATCGTGAATCACTTCTCGCCGCCCATCCTCCAGGAGACGGTCGGCCTCACGAAGACCCTCGACATGATCCTCACCGGCGACCCGATCTCGGGGACGGAGGCGGCCGATCGCGGCCTCGTCGCCCGGAGCCTCCCCGCCGAGGAACTCGACGCCGAGGTCGACCGCGTCGTCGACGCGCTCCGAGAGAAGCCACCGGAGATTCTCCGGAAGGCGAAGCGAGGGATCTACGCCACCGCCGAGATGTCGCCGCGTGCGAGTCGGTCCTACCTCGAAGCGATCGCTCTCGAGAGCGCTCGGGAAGAACCGTACTATCGGGAAGGGGTTACGGCGCAGCTCGAAGATCGACCGCCGGAGTGGGTGCCGTAA
- a CDS encoding acyl-CoA synthetase: MQESIPTERLPDDAIQPDLFHALPELHYPEEVNAAAEMVDRHVEHGRGDEPAIIFDGQAITYADLQDRVDRLANALLDLGVEPGDRVFVRFPNRPEYVVSCLATQKIGAVTVPSMKLLRATEISYVVEDSGASVAIVYDDLLDELEIARDERGLESLAEIVVVEENGIEHDHHSYDDLIDAASSDLSAPTTTRDDVVMIAYTSGTTGKPKGTVHTHRQMLAICDGYARYCLDPNPDDVFASNAPIAFTFGYGFEVAFPLRFGATTVLVQDPEPTDLLVAVDEHDVSILASVPTAYNQLFAEHEDQLESADVSSLRRAVSAGEPLPPRTYEQIGDHFGVEASDGIGSTEMLHIFISHRYHDEMDPTATGFPVPGYEAKVIDPDTGEQLPRGEAGLLVVRGPTGVTYWDRPEKQAEAIYDGWSAPGDIYIHREDGRFEYVSRADDLIITGGNNVAGPEVEDVLLEHDAVYQTAVIGAPDEARGQLVKAFVVPEDGAEPAPALTEALQEHVKAAIAPYKYPREIEYLDTLPTTETGKIQRSKLREREETGTN; encoded by the coding sequence ATGCAGGAGTCGATCCCGACCGAGCGGCTTCCAGACGACGCGATACAGCCGGACCTGTTCCACGCGCTCCCAGAACTGCACTACCCGGAGGAGGTGAACGCGGCGGCCGAGATGGTCGACCGCCACGTCGAGCACGGCCGTGGTGACGAACCGGCGATTATCTTCGATGGCCAAGCGATCACGTACGCCGACCTCCAGGACCGAGTCGACCGGCTCGCCAATGCCCTCCTCGATCTGGGGGTCGAGCCGGGCGACCGGGTGTTCGTCCGTTTCCCGAACCGGCCGGAGTACGTCGTCAGTTGTCTCGCGACGCAGAAGATCGGCGCGGTGACAGTTCCGTCGATGAAGCTCTTGCGCGCGACCGAGATCAGCTACGTCGTCGAGGACTCCGGTGCGTCCGTCGCCATCGTGTACGACGACCTCCTCGACGAACTCGAGATCGCACGGGACGAACGGGGGCTCGAGTCGCTCGCCGAGATCGTCGTGGTCGAAGAAAATGGGATCGAACACGATCATCACAGCTACGACGACCTCATCGACGCGGCGAGCTCCGATCTCTCGGCGCCGACGACGACCCGAGACGACGTGGTCATGATCGCTTACACGAGCGGGACCACGGGCAAACCGAAGGGGACGGTCCACACGCACCGTCAAATGTTGGCCATCTGCGACGGCTACGCCCGCTACTGCCTCGATCCGAACCCCGACGACGTCTTCGCGAGCAACGCCCCGATCGCCTTCACGTTCGGCTACGGGTTCGAGGTGGCCTTCCCGCTCAGGTTTGGTGCCACGACGGTGCTCGTACAGGATCCGGAACCGACCGACCTCCTCGTGGCCGTCGACGAGCACGACGTCTCCATCCTCGCCTCGGTCCCGACCGCGTACAACCAGCTGTTCGCCGAGCACGAGGACCAACTCGAGTCCGCCGACGTCTCCTCGTTGCGCCGGGCGGTCAGCGCCGGCGAGCCGCTTCCCCCGCGGACCTACGAGCAGATCGGCGACCACTTCGGCGTCGAAGCCTCCGACGGCATCGGCTCGACCGAGATGCTACACATCTTCATCAGCCACCGCTATCACGACGAGATGGATCCGACGGCGACGGGATTCCCGGTCCCCGGCTACGAGGCCAAGGTCATCGATCCGGATACGGGCGAGCAACTCCCGCGCGGCGAGGCCGGCCTCCTCGTCGTTCGCGGCCCCACCGGCGTCACGTACTGGGATCGCCCGGAGAAGCAAGCCGAAGCCATCTACGACGGCTGGAGCGCGCCGGGTGACATCTACATCCACCGCGAGGACGGTCGCTTCGAGTACGTCTCGCGCGCGGACGACTTGATCATCACCGGCGGGAACAACGTCGCCGGTCCCGAAGTCGAGGACGTCCTCCTGGAACACGACGCCGTCTACCAGACGGCGGTCATCGGCGCGCCCGACGAGGCGCGCGGCCAGCTCGTCAAGGCGTTCGTCGTTCCGGAAGACGGCGCCGAGCCCGCGCCGGCGCTGACCGAGGCTCTGCAGGAGCACGTGAAAGCGGCAATCGCCCCGTACAAGTACCCGCGCGAAATCGAGTATCTCGACACACTCCCGACGACCGAGACCGGCAAGATACAGCGCTCGAAGTTACGAGAACGCGAGGAGACCGGGACGAACTAG
- the trpB gene encoding tryptophan synthase subunit beta codes for MSSGTFGEYGGRHVPEPLEEPLSQLANAYDDLGTSEGFQREFRDHLREYAGRSTPLYHARNLSDRYDAEIYFKREDLLHGGAHKINNCLGQALLAKKAGKDRLIAETGAGQHGTATAMVGALFDLETEIYQGKKDIERQQMNVFRMRLLGAQVNEVTQGGAGLADAVDAALGDLVENVEDTHYLVGSVVGPDPFPRMVRDFQSVLGEEAREQFVERTGDLPDAAVACVGGGSNAMGLFDAFRDDEEVALYGAEGGGKGAASTQHAAPLAAGRDDVIHGMKTRVLDDDVEVHSVSAGLDYPGVGPEHAMFRDSGRVTYEGVTDDEALAAFRELSETEGVIPALESSHAVARAIELAEESDHDTILVNLSGRGDKDMETAAEQFDFA; via the coding sequence ATGTCGAGTGGCACGTTCGGTGAGTACGGCGGCAGACACGTCCCGGAACCGCTCGAGGAACCGCTTTCGCAACTGGCGAATGCCTACGACGACCTGGGAACAAGCGAGGGGTTCCAGCGGGAGTTTCGCGACCACCTCCGCGAGTACGCCGGGCGGTCGACACCCCTCTATCACGCCAGAAACCTGAGCGATCGGTACGACGCGGAGATCTACTTCAAACGTGAGGACCTGCTCCACGGCGGCGCACACAAGATAAACAACTGTCTCGGGCAGGCGCTGCTCGCGAAGAAAGCAGGCAAGGACCGGCTCATCGCCGAGACGGGCGCGGGGCAACACGGCACCGCGACCGCGATGGTCGGAGCGCTGTTCGACCTCGAGACCGAGATTTACCAGGGGAAGAAAGACATCGAGCGCCAGCAGATGAACGTGTTCCGGATGCGCCTGCTGGGCGCGCAGGTAAACGAGGTCACACAGGGCGGCGCGGGGCTAGCGGACGCGGTCGACGCAGCGCTAGGGGATCTGGTCGAGAACGTCGAGGACACCCACTACCTCGTCGGCAGCGTCGTCGGCCCCGACCCGTTCCCGCGCATGGTCCGTGACTTCCAGTCCGTCCTCGGCGAGGAAGCTCGCGAGCAGTTCGTCGAACGGACGGGTGACCTGCCCGACGCCGCGGTCGCCTGCGTCGGGGGCGGATCGAACGCGATGGGCCTCTTCGACGCCTTCCGCGACGACGAGGAAGTCGCCCTCTACGGTGCCGAGGGCGGCGGAAAGGGCGCGGCGTCGACCCAGCACGCCGCGCCGCTCGCGGCCGGGCGGGACGACGTGATCCACGGGATGAAAACGCGCGTCCTCGACGACGACGTCGAGGTTCACTCCGTCTCCGCCGGCCTGGACTACCCCGGCGTCGGCCCCGAACACGCCATGTTCCGTGACTCCGGTCGCGTGACCTACGAGGGCGTCACCGACGACGAGGCCCTGGCCGCCTTCCGCGAACTCAGCGAGACCGAGGGCGTCATCCCCGCGCTGGAATCGAGCCACGCCGTCGCGCGGGCGATCGAACTCGCCGAGGAAAGCGATCACGATACCATCCTCGTCAACCTCTCCGGCCGGGGTGACAAGGACATGGAGACCGCGGCGGAGCAGTTCGACTTCGCCTGA